In Euwallacea similis isolate ESF13 chromosome 17, ESF131.1, whole genome shotgun sequence, a single window of DNA contains:
- the LOC136414367 gene encoding protein obstructor-E-like yields the protein MRKVVCGIAFLAALGLSNSQQLKGNQEDPCQTKARVVGDATYCDRYWECVNGQPELYDCPNGLVYAGKNRGVTEGCDYPWRSDYCDGKQQANPPIGTDHCDWLYGIFGHETSCTRYWTCWNGTATEQLCIGGLLYNERTHSCDWPENVDGCQKHPLCNDDPNGNVPLGKSCNRYWQCQGGYPRLQRCPAMLVFDRRSLRCVVPPTEDCDVPSTLPPPIQEDDLQENIPQNNPKNRVDGPNFSNLPPGAIPIPAKNKPRN from the exons GGTTATCAAACAGCCAGCAATTAAAGGGAAATCAGGAAGATCCCTGCCAAACCAAAGCAAGGGTAGTTGGAGACGCAACTTACTGTGATAG GTATTGGGAATGTGTAAATGGACAACCAGAACTATACGATTGTCCTAACGGTTTGGTCTATGCTGGCAAGAATAGAGGGGTGACTGAAGGGTGCGATTACCCATGGAGGTCCGATTACTGCGACGGAAAGCAACAAGCCA atcCTCCAATTGGCACTGACCATTGCGACTGGTTGTATGGTATTTTTGGGCATGAAACATCCTGCACGAGGTACTGGACCTGCTGGAATGGTACCGCCACTGAGCAGCTCTGCATTGGAGGTCTTTTATACAACGAGAGGACCCACTCTTGCGATTGGCCAGAGAATGTGGATGGATGTCAAAAACATC CTCTGTGCAACGACGACCCCAACGGAAATGTGCCACTAGGAAAATCCTGCAACCGCTACTGGCAATGCCAAGGAGGGTATCCAAGGCTGCAAAGATGCCCTGCCATGTTGGTTTTCGATAGGAGGTCCCTGAGGTGTGTGGTACCACCCACGGAAGATTGCGACGTGCCCAGCACTCTCCCACCCCCAATTCAGGAGGACGATCTTCAGGAAAACATTCCTCAGAACAATCCTAAAAATAGAGTGGATGGTCCCAACTTCAGCAACTTGCCCCCAGGTGCTATTCCAATTCCTGCTAAAAACAAACCTAGAAACTAA